The following are from one region of the Magnetococcus sp. PR-3 genome:
- a CDS encoding Rieske 2Fe-2S domain-containing protein, with translation MSKALRYLAAARPAAATSLLTFYKESVQALDDKTRCLIQIVTKVTVGTERGLRQYAPKALKAGATKEEILDAVLMAFPAAGLNKVLDAIQVLRDLDLVPEVEGDQEQEQPDDVLGQVDEFPLEKMSCVAYGEGNLIVYRDGDESVKVWQSRCPHAKTSLCKGVDHGQKVECRVHNWVFDLTTGACTDPDPADKPGLVAVPVSIENGVVRVA, from the coding sequence ATGTCGAAAGCGTTACGCTATTTGGCGGCTGCACGTCCAGCTGCTGCAACCAGTTTGTTAACATTCTATAAAGAGAGTGTACAAGCTCTAGATGATAAAACACGTTGTTTAATCCAAATCGTGACTAAAGTAACGGTAGGGACTGAGCGTGGATTGCGGCAATATGCACCAAAAGCTTTAAAGGCTGGTGCAACTAAAGAAGAAATTCTTGATGCCGTCTTGATGGCTTTCCCGGCTGCAGGGTTAAATAAGGTGTTGGATGCCATTCAGGTCCTGCGTGACTTGGATCTGGTGCCAGAAGTTGAAGGGGACCAAGAGCAGGAGCAGCCTGATGACGTGTTGGGGCAGGTTGATGAGTTCCCGTTAGAGAAGATGTCCTGTGTGGCTTATGGTGAGGGTAACTTAATTGTTTACCGTGATGGCGATGAGAGTGTCAAAGTTTGGCAGAGTCGTTGTCCGCATGCCAAAACCTCGCTATGTAAAGGGGTTGATCATGGGCAAAAAGTTGAGTGCCGTGTTCATAATTGGGTGTTTGATCTAACCACGGGGGCTTGTACCGATCCCGATCCAGCCGATAAACCAGGGTTGGTTGCCGTACCCGTATCAATCGAGAATGGTGTGGTGCGGGTGGCATAG
- a CDS encoding GatB/YqeY domain-containing protein — MSIQTQLGQRMKEAMRNKDSETLSALRMLKAALLNEEKAGKGDVTDTDAIRVIRSQIKQRRDSATAMRDGGREEAAAKEEAEVTILEAFLPEPLSDDEMQALVEQAMTTTGADSIKKMGAVMGWLKKNSDDRADFGKLSAMVKGRLG, encoded by the coding sequence ATGAGCATTCAAACGCAACTCGGCCAACGCATGAAAGAGGCGATGCGTAATAAGGACAGCGAAACCCTCTCTGCCCTTCGCATGCTCAAAGCGGCATTACTCAATGAAGAGAAAGCCGGCAAAGGGGATGTTACCGATACAGATGCTATCCGGGTGATTCGTAGCCAGATAAAGCAGCGGCGGGATTCAGCCACAGCCATGCGTGACGGTGGGCGAGAAGAAGCCGCTGCCAAGGAAGAAGCAGAGGTCACCATACTGGAAGCTTTTCTACCTGAGCCACTCAGTGATGATGAGATGCAAGCTTTGGTTGAGCAAGCCATGACCACAACAGGTGCAGACTCTATTAAAAAAATGGGGGCTGTGATGGGGTGGTTAAAAAAGAACAGTGATGACCGGGCCGATTTTGGCAAGTTATCTGCCATGGTTAAGGGTCGTCTGGGTTAA